A window from Theropithecus gelada isolate Dixy chromosome 1, Tgel_1.0, whole genome shotgun sequence encodes these proteins:
- the TOMM40L gene encoding mitochondrial import receptor subunit TOM40B isoform X2, with protein sequence MGNTLGLAPMGTWPRRSPRREEPLPNPGSFDELHRLCKDVFPAQMEGVKLVVNKVLSSHFQVAHTIHMSALGLPGYHLHAAYAGDWQLSPTETQQAKFLTWQFDGEYRGDDYTATLTLGNPDLIGESVIMVAHFLQSLTHRLVLGGELVYHRRPGEEGAILTLAGKYSAVHWVATLNVGSGGAHASYYHRANEQVQVGVEFEANTRLQDTTFSFGYHLTLPQANMVFRGLVDSNWCVGAVLEKKMPPLPVTLALGAFLNHWRNRFHCGFSITVG encoded by the exons ATGGGGAACACATTGGGCCTGGCACCAATGGGGACTTGGCCCCGCCGGAGCCCCCGCCGAGAGGAACCCCTGCCCAACCCTGGGAGCTTCGATGAGCTGCACCGGCTATGCAAAG ATGTATTCCCAGCACAGATGGAGGGCGTGAAGCTCGTTGTCAACAAGGTTCTGAGCAGCCATTTCCAG GTGGCTCACACTATACACATGAGTGCCCTGGGCTTGCCGGGATATCACCTCCATGCGGCCTATGCAGGGGATTGGCAGCTCAGTCCCACTGAG ACGCAGCAGGCCAAGTTCTTGACATGGCAGTTTGATGGCGAGTATCGGGGAGATGACTACACAGCCACTTTGACCCTAGGAAATCCTGACCTGATTGGGGAGTCGG TGATCATGGTTGCTCACTTCCTGCAGAGCCTCACTCATCGGCTGGTGCTGGGAGGAGAGCTAGTTTATCACCGGCGGCCAGGCGAAGAGGGGGCCATCTTGACACTGGCTGGGAAGTACTCCG CTGTACACTGGGTAGCTACATTGAATGTGGGATCAGGCGGGGCCCATGCAAGTTACTACCACAGGGCAAATGAACAG GTTCAGGTTGGAGTGGAGTTTGAGGCAAACACAAGGCTACAAGACACAACATTCTCCTTTGGTTACCACCTGACTCTGCCCCAGGCCAACATGGTGTTTAGAG GCTTGGTGGATAGTAACTGGTGTGTAGGTGCTGTGCTGGAGAAGAAGATGCCCCCTCTGCCTGTCACCCTAGCCCTTGGAGCCTTCCTCAATCACTGGCGCAACAGATTCCATTGTGGCTTCAGCATCACTGTGGGCTGA
- the TOMM40L gene encoding mitochondrial import receptor subunit TOM40B isoform X1 yields MGNTLGLAPMGTWPRRSPRREEPLPNPGSFDELHRLCKDVFPAQMEGVKLVVNKVLSSHFQVAHTIHMSALGLPGYHLHAAYAGDWQLSPTEVFPTVVGDMDSSGSLNAQVLILLAERLRAKAVFQTQQAKFLTWQFDGEYRGDDYTATLTLGNPDLIGESVIMVAHFLQSLTHRLVLGGELVYHRRPGEEGAILTLAGKYSAVHWVATLNVGSGGAHASYYHRANEQVQVGVEFEANTRLQDTTFSFGYHLTLPQANMVFRGLVDSNWCVGAVLEKKMPPLPVTLALGAFLNHWRNRFHCGFSITVG; encoded by the exons ATGGGGAACACATTGGGCCTGGCACCAATGGGGACTTGGCCCCGCCGGAGCCCCCGCCGAGAGGAACCCCTGCCCAACCCTGGGAGCTTCGATGAGCTGCACCGGCTATGCAAAG ATGTATTCCCAGCACAGATGGAGGGCGTGAAGCTCGTTGTCAACAAGGTTCTGAGCAGCCATTTCCAG GTGGCTCACACTATACACATGAGTGCCCTGGGCTTGCCGGGATATCACCTCCATGCGGCCTATGCAGGGGATTGGCAGCTCAGTCCCACTGAG GTGTTCCCCACTGTGGTAGGGGATATGGACAGCAGTGGCAGCCTGAACGCCCAGGTCTTGATCCTCTTGGCAGAGCGGCTCCGAGCTAAGGCTGTCTTCCAG ACGCAGCAGGCCAAGTTCTTGACATGGCAGTTTGATGGCGAGTATCGGGGAGATGACTACACAGCCACTTTGACCCTAGGAAATCCTGACCTGATTGGGGAGTCGG TGATCATGGTTGCTCACTTCCTGCAGAGCCTCACTCATCGGCTGGTGCTGGGAGGAGAGCTAGTTTATCACCGGCGGCCAGGCGAAGAGGGGGCCATCTTGACACTGGCTGGGAAGTACTCCG CTGTACACTGGGTAGCTACATTGAATGTGGGATCAGGCGGGGCCCATGCAAGTTACTACCACAGGGCAAATGAACAG GTTCAGGTTGGAGTGGAGTTTGAGGCAAACACAAGGCTACAAGACACAACATTCTCCTTTGGTTACCACCTGACTCTGCCCCAGGCCAACATGGTGTTTAGAG GCTTGGTGGATAGTAACTGGTGTGTAGGTGCTGTGCTGGAGAAGAAGATGCCCCCTCTGCCTGTCACCCTAGCCCTTGGAGCCTTCCTCAATCACTGGCGCAACAGATTCCATTGTGGCTTCAGCATCACTGTGGGCTGA
- the TOMM40L gene encoding mitochondrial import receptor subunit TOM40B isoform X3: MGNTLGLAPMGTWPRRSPRREEPLPNPGSFDELHRLCKDVFPAQMEGVKLVVNKVLSSHFQTQQAKFLTWQFDGEYRGDDYTATLTLGNPDLIGESVIMVAHFLQSLTHRLVLGGELVYHRRPGEEGAILTLAGKYSAVHWVATLNVGSGGAHASYYHRANEQVQVGVEFEANTRLQDTTFSFGYHLTLPQANMVFRGLVDSNWCVGAVLEKKMPPLPVTLALGAFLNHWRNRFHCGFSITVG; the protein is encoded by the exons ATGGGGAACACATTGGGCCTGGCACCAATGGGGACTTGGCCCCGCCGGAGCCCCCGCCGAGAGGAACCCCTGCCCAACCCTGGGAGCTTCGATGAGCTGCACCGGCTATGCAAAG ATGTATTCCCAGCACAGATGGAGGGCGTGAAGCTCGTTGTCAACAAGGTTCTGAGCAGCCATTTCCAG ACGCAGCAGGCCAAGTTCTTGACATGGCAGTTTGATGGCGAGTATCGGGGAGATGACTACACAGCCACTTTGACCCTAGGAAATCCTGACCTGATTGGGGAGTCGG TGATCATGGTTGCTCACTTCCTGCAGAGCCTCACTCATCGGCTGGTGCTGGGAGGAGAGCTAGTTTATCACCGGCGGCCAGGCGAAGAGGGGGCCATCTTGACACTGGCTGGGAAGTACTCCG CTGTACACTGGGTAGCTACATTGAATGTGGGATCAGGCGGGGCCCATGCAAGTTACTACCACAGGGCAAATGAACAG GTTCAGGTTGGAGTGGAGTTTGAGGCAAACACAAGGCTACAAGACACAACATTCTCCTTTGGTTACCACCTGACTCTGCCCCAGGCCAACATGGTGTTTAGAG GCTTGGTGGATAGTAACTGGTGTGTAGGTGCTGTGCTGGAGAAGAAGATGCCCCCTCTGCCTGTCACCCTAGCCCTTGGAGCCTTCCTCAATCACTGGCGCAACAGATTCCATTGTGGCTTCAGCATCACTGTGGGCTGA